A genome region from Trichoderma asperellum chromosome 7, complete sequence includes the following:
- a CDS encoding uncharacterized protein (EggNog:ENOG41): protein MFYTISYNNGSAEADSVSKMASNHTFGEYRQSRLACIECRARKVKCSGESTGCQRCQGTGITCVFPERTKRGTKRRKNSPPTDSHDSTKGGSSSETSLKNGESGSSTSAAPIGDSHPLASTVPTSEFSPSLDFSPSYFSLDLSDSFNIDLDQLNSTLGDLSSLASSNSISPSQSQPFPAAPRRTLRTTEGLCLGDSPSIKDGNLCACAQSALHMLEELELQYENNVDVSSDTILGYQKIALARLNSWISCDHSQTPRATTKLIVLVIEGLSLYLERGAANCIRQMRQEVEDENPSAAARLCNVGDYHVESKHEWAHILRVSLLVRCRELLAAVTRLKQHDVNDVFLPAVETRLSSVIQELKGWEDYL from the exons ATGTTCTACACAATCTCCTACAACAACGGCTCGGCGGAAGCCGACAGCGTATCCAAGATGGCCAGCAATCACACCTTTGGCGAATATCGACAATCACGCCTCGCTTGTATAGAATGCCGGGCTCGAAAA GTCAAATGCTCTGGAGAAAGCACAGGCTGCCAGCGATGTCAAGGGACGGGTATTACATGCGTCTTTCCAGAGAGAACCAAGCGTGGCACCAAGAGACGAAAGAATTCGCCTCCCACCGACAGTCACGACAGCACAAAAGGCGGCTCGAGCAGTGAGACGAGCCTCAAGAATGGAGAGAGCGGCAGTAGCACATCTGCGGCGCCCATAGGAGACTCTCATCCCCTTGCTTCCACAGTTCCCACTTCAGAATTCTCGCCGTCGCTGGATTTCAGCCCTTCATATTTTTCATTGGACTTGAGTGACAGCTTCAATATCG ACCTTGATCAATTAAACTCCACCCTGGGCGATCTTAGCAGTCTAGCTTCAAGCAACAGCATCTCTCCATCACAAAGTCAGCCGTTTCCCGCAGCACCACGACGGACGCTGAGAACGACAGAAGGGTTGTGCCTGGGCGATAGCCCGTCTATCAAGGACGGAAACCTATGCGCCTGTGCCCAGTCTGCGCTTCACATGCTCGAAGAGCTTGAACTACAATACGAAAACAACGTGGACGTTTCCAGCGACACTATACTCGGCTACCAAAAGATTGCCCTGGCACGCCTCAACTCGTGGATATCCTGCGACCACAGCCAAACGCCTCGAGCGACGACTAAGCTTATCGTACTCGTCATAGAGGGGCTTTCGCTGTATTTAGAAAGGGGTGCCGCGAACTGCATTCGACAGATGCGACAAGAAGTCGAGGATGAGAATCCTTCTGCCGCCGCAAGACTGTGCAATGTGGGGGACTACCACGTTGAATCGAAGCATGAGTGGGCACACATCCTTCGGGTCTCACTGTTGGTACGGTGCAGAGAGCTTTTAGCCGCAGTCACGAGGCTAAAGCAACACGATGTCAACGACGTGTTTTTACCGGCCGTCGAGACGAGGTTATCGAGTGTCATACAGGAGCTGAAGGGCTGGGAGGATTATTTGTAG